The following nucleotide sequence is from uncultured Draconibacterium sp..
AATATTTAACCTTAATGCAGAAGAGGGATATAAAGTTTGCATTGTTGACTCAAATAAATCAAAAGACACTCAATATTGGATTGATGAATTTTTATCTATAAAACCGGCGAGTGATAATTATCATTATACAAAAGATTTTCTATCTATAACTAAAAACTTTGTAGCAAAGCAATTAGATGAACAATTTGAAATAAGTAAAGCAGATAAAATTGACATATTAAATAGGTCTGTTGACTATTTTAAAAACAATGAAACATTCGACAAACAAAGTTTTGAAAAAGAGATTTTTAAAGACAATAGCGTAATTGAATCCTTTAGAAAATTTGACCAAGCATATAGAGAAGAAAACGAAGTTGAACTTTCTAATAATTTTCAAATATCAAGTCAAGCAGTAAAAAAGCAAGCGAGAGTATTTAAAAGCGTTCTAAAATTAGATAAGAATTTCCATATCTACATCCACGGACACAAAGAATTGATTGAACAAGGGATTGATGAAAATGGGCGAAAATTCTACAAAATATATTACGAAAACGAATCCTAATTAAAACAAATAGAACAACGAACGCACAACCAAGAACTGAGCTTAAAACCAAATAAAAACCCATAATTTCTCTTTTAAAACAACCTGTTTTTGGGGGACTCCGCTCGCGGCTCCAGAAACTTTGGGATGTAATCGTTGTTCAATTCGGCAGAATTGAAGCCGTTCTTTGGAGCTGTTCAGTTTATTCTATAGATTCCATAAAAAAGATGTCGCCATGGCCGGTAG
It contains:
- a CDS encoding nucleoid-associated protein, coding for MIDFTEIKLDSIYIHQVGNKLRDEGIKTSNKNLIFENEDTKKYLLKYFLSSFNGNEIYNFHYSTDLNLNDTYIFAKKIFANPENIYDISIDISKHLYDKSSHPKINGGEFSVCYFKDCVFDGQKTDAIGLFKSENKDIFLKLNSVQIRHESGININKLDKGCLIFNLNAEEGYKVCIVDSNKSKDTQYWIDEFLSIKPASDNYHYTKDFLSITKNFVAKQLDEQFEISKADKIDILNRSVDYFKNNETFDKQSFEKEIFKDNSVIESFRKFDQAYREENEVELSNNFQISSQAVKKQARVFKSVLKLDKNFHIYIHGHKELIEQGIDENGRKFYKIYYENES